A stretch of Lathyrus oleraceus cultivar Zhongwan6 chromosome 6, CAAS_Psat_ZW6_1.0, whole genome shotgun sequence DNA encodes these proteins:
- the LOC127091814 gene encoding PITH domain-containing protein At3g04780 isoform X2, translated as MSGESATAIHKGQVDLLDFIDWTGVECLNQSTTHSLPNAIKQGYREDEGLHLESDADEQLLLYIPFTQVIKLYSFVIKGPEDEGPKTVKLFSNKEHMGFSNVNDYPPSDTAVLSPENLKGKPVLLKYVKFQNVRSLTIFIEDNQTDSEITKVQKILLIGSTLDIFA; from the exons ATGTCTGGAGAATCCGCTACCGCTATTCACAAGGGTCAA GTTGATCTCTTAGACTTCATAGATTGGACTGGTGTTGAATGCCTCAATCAAAGCACCACTCACTCTCTTCCCAATGCTATCAAACAG GGTTATAGAGAAGATGAAGGTTTGCATCTAGAAAGTGATGCAGATGAACAGCTTTTGCTTTATATTCCTTTCACCCAAGTTATTAAACTTTATTCCTTTGTTATCAAAGGTCCTGAAGATGAAG GCCCCAAGACAGTGAAGCTCTTTTCCAACAAGGAGCACATGGGATTCAG TAACGTAAATGACTATCCACCAAGCGACACAGCTGTTTTGTCCCCAGAAAACCTCAAG GGGAAACCAGTACTTTTAAAGTATGTTAAATTTCAAAACGTTCGCAG CTTGACAATATTTATTGAGGATAATCAGACTGATTCCGAGATCACCAAAGTTCAGAAGATTCTGCTGATCGGATCAAC TTTGGATATATTCGCATAA
- the LOC127091814 gene encoding PITH domain-containing protein At3g04780 isoform X1, with the protein MSGESATAIHKGQVDLLDFIDWTGVECLNQSTTHSLPNAIKQGYREDEGLHLESDADEQLLLYIPFTQVIKLYSFVIKGPEDEGPKTVKLFSNKEHMGFSNVNDYPPSDTAVLSPENLKGKPVLLKYVKFQNVRSLTIFIEDNQTDSEITKVQKILLIGSTVETTDMKGLKKIEDH; encoded by the exons ATGTCTGGAGAATCCGCTACCGCTATTCACAAGGGTCAA GTTGATCTCTTAGACTTCATAGATTGGACTGGTGTTGAATGCCTCAATCAAAGCACCACTCACTCTCTTCCCAATGCTATCAAACAG GGTTATAGAGAAGATGAAGGTTTGCATCTAGAAAGTGATGCAGATGAACAGCTTTTGCTTTATATTCCTTTCACCCAAGTTATTAAACTTTATTCCTTTGTTATCAAAGGTCCTGAAGATGAAG GCCCCAAGACAGTGAAGCTCTTTTCCAACAAGGAGCACATGGGATTCAG TAACGTAAATGACTATCCACCAAGCGACACAGCTGTTTTGTCCCCAGAAAACCTCAAG GGGAAACCAGTACTTTTAAAGTATGTTAAATTTCAAAACGTTCGCAG CTTGACAATATTTATTGAGGATAATCAGACTGATTCCGAGATCACCAAAGTTCAGAAGATTCTGCTGATCGGATCAAC AGTTGAAACAACCGACATGAAGGGTTTGAAGAAGATTGAGGATCATTGA